A single genomic interval of Pogoniulus pusillus isolate bPogPus1 chromosome 24, bPogPus1.pri, whole genome shotgun sequence harbors:
- the NADSYN1 gene encoding glutamine-dependent NAD(+) synthetase, which produces MGRAVTVATCALNQWALDFDGNLQRILRSIDIAKSKGARYRLGPELEICGYGCSDHYYESDTLLHSFQVLAKLLESPATQDIICDVGMPVLHRNVRYNCRVIFLNKKILLIRPKISLANAGNYRELRWFTPWSKARQVEEYFLPRIIQEVTEQETVPFGDAVLATRDTCLGAEICEELWAPNSPHIEMGLDGVEIFTNSSGSHHVLRKAHTRVDLVNSATAKNGGIYVLANQKGCDGDRLYYDGCAMISLNGETIAQGSQFSLDDVEVLVATLDLEDVRSYRAEISSRNLAASKVNPYPRVKVNFALSCSADVAVPTCMPIQWRHHSPEEEISLGPACWLWDYLRRSKQAGFLLPLSGGIDSSATACIVYSMCHQVCLAVRNGNADVLADARRIVNDETYVPEEPRELCKRVFTTCYMASENSSQDTCNRAKLLAEQIGSYHINLNIDVAVKAVVGIFSMVTGRTPRFAACGGSSRENLALQNVQARIRMVLAYLFAQLTLWTRGIPGGLLVLGSANVDESLRGYLTKYDCSSADINPIGGVSKTDLKNFIQYCIENFQLTALRSIMSAPPTAELEPLVDGQVAQTDEVDMGMTYAELSIYGKLRKIAKAGPYSMFCKLINMWKEVCTPREVASKVKHFFRMYSVNRHKMTTLTPSYHAENYSPDDNRFDLRPFLYNTAWSWQFRCIDKQVSKLEEKEGVSLAEDVD; this is translated from the exons ATGGGCCGTGCGGTGACCGTAGCCACCTGCGCCCTCAACCAGTGGGCTCTGGATTTCGACGGCAACCTGCAGAGGATTTTGAGAA GTATCGACATCGCAAAGAGCAAAGGAGCCCGGTATCGGCTTGGTCCCGAGCTGGAAATCTG TGGTTATGGCTGCTCGGATCACTACTATGAGTCTGACACACTCCTGCATTCATTTCAAGTTCTGGCAAAGCTTCTGGAGTCTCCAGCTACTCAAGATATCATCTGTGATGTGGGAAT GCCTGTTCTGCACAGAAATGTTCGCTACAACTGCCGAGTGATCTTTTTAAATAA AAAAATTCTTCTCATTAGACCAAAAATATCACTGGCAAATGCAGGAAACTACAGGGAGCTCAGGTGGTTTACCCCATGGAGCAAAGCAAG GCAAGTGGAGGAGTATTTTCTGCCCAGGATAATTCAGGAGGTGACTGAACAG GAAACTGTTCCTTTTGGGGATGCAGTGCTAGCCACCAGAGATACCTGCCTAGGGGCAGAAATATGTGAAGAGCTCTGGGCACCAAACAG CCCTCACATTGAGATGGGTCTTGATGGTGTGGAAATCTTCACTAACTCTTCAGGGAGTCACCACGTGCTGCGCAAGGCTCACACCCGAGTGGATTTAGTCAATTCTGCCACAGCAAAG aaTGGTGGAATTTATGTTCTAGCTAACCAGAAGGGCTGCGATGGTGATCGTCTCTATTACGACGGCTGTGCCATGATTTCCCTGAACGGAGAGACAATTGCCCAAGGATCCCAGTTTTCACTGGATGATGTG GAGGTGCTGGTTGCCACTCTGGACTTGGAGGATGTTCGGAGTTACAGAGCAGAGATTTCATCTCGGAACTTAGCG GCAAGTAAAGTGAATCCTTATCCCAGGGTAAAAGTGAATTTTGCCCTGTCGTGCTCTGCTGATGTAGCTGTGCCTACTTGCATGCCAATCCAGTGGAGACATCACAGTCCTGAGGAGGAGATCAG cCTTGGCCCTGCATGCTGGCTTTGGGACTATCTAAGGCGTAGCAAGCAG GCAGGATTTCTCCTCCCTCTTAGTGGTGGGATtgacagctctgccacagcttgCATAGTGTACTCCATGTGCCACCAGGTTTGCCTGGCAGTCAGGAATGGAA ATGCAGATGTGCTGGCTGATGCACGCAGGATTGTGAATGATGAGACCTACGTCCCCGAGGAGCCAAGGGAGCTCTGCAAACGTGTCTTTACCACCTGCTACATGGCCAGTGAGAACTCCTCCCAGGATACCTGCAACAGGGCTaaactgctggctgagcaaatAGGCAG CTATCACATCAACCTGAACATAGATGTGGCTGTGAAAGCTGTCGTGGGAATTTTCAGCATGGTGACAGGTCGAACTCCTCGCTTTGCTGCCTgtggagggagcagcagagaaaacCTGGCACTCCAGAACGTGCAG GCCAGAATAAGAATGGTCCTTGCCTACCTGTTCGCTCAGCTGACGCTGTGGACTCGGGGGATACCAGGAGGACTGCTGGTGCTAGGGTCAGCCAATGTGGACGAGAG TCTCCGTGGCTACCTGACCAAGTACGACTGCTCCAGCGCCGACATCAATCCTATCGGTGGGGTCAGCAAAACTGATCTGAAGAACTTCATTCAGTACTGCATTGAAAATTTTCAGCTCACAGCCCTCCGAAG TATCATGTCAGCTCCTCCCACGGCAGAGTTAGAGCCTCTGGTGGATGGACAAGTGGCTCAAACTGATGAG GTGGATATGGGGATGACATATGCAGAGCTCTCAATCTATGGCAAATTAAGAAAAATTGCCAAGGCTGGACCATACAGTATGTTCTGTAAGCTGATTAATATGTGGAAGGAAGTCTGTACTCCAAGAGag GTGGCATCAAAGGTCAAGCATTTCTTCAGGATGTACTCCGTGAACAGACATAAAATGACCACTCTCACTCCGTCCTACCACGCCGAGAACTACAGTCCAGATGACAACCGCTTTGACCTGAGGCCCTTCCTGTATAACACCGCTTGGTCCTGGCAGTTTAGGTGCATAGATAAACAG GTATCCAagctggaagaaaaggaaggagtttctctagctgaagatgtggACTGA